The Bombus huntii isolate Logan2020A chromosome 6, iyBomHunt1.1, whole genome shotgun sequence genome window below encodes:
- the LOC126867169 gene encoding cytochrome b-c1 complex subunit 7-like isoform X2 has protein sequence MASLVRYIIQKYPNIQKWAYNASGFNKYGLYKDDLLWEDEVVLEALRRLPPHLVEERNFRIIRATQLDVEHKILPKEQWTKWEEDVEYLTPYVEEVRRERAERAKWDAE, from the exons ATGGCTAGTCTGGTTAGATacataatacaaaaatatc CAAACATACAAAAATGGGCATATAATGCTAGTGGATTTAATAAGTATG gTTTATATAAAGATGACCTTTTGTGGGAGGATGAAGTTGTATTAGAAGCATTACGGCGATTACCGCCTCATTTAGTAGAAGAACGTAATTTCCGAATTATCAGAGCCACACAGTTAGATGTTGAACATAAGATTTTACCAAAAGAACAATGGACTAAATGGGAAGAG GATGTAGAATACCTTACACCCTATGTAGAGGAAGTAAGAAGAGAACGAGCAGAGAGAGCAAAATGGGATGCAgagtaa
- the LOC126867139 gene encoding EF-hand domain-containing protein 1-like, translating into MENLPLIPGYTFQDPNIKDYRLLQKFHFLNGYRVVRDRHSGIGGRPIDIASSAYVKEEDCVHYDPSLTYGRVKEYAYRQFIPHYALFAQKCLCFKAFFRQGVFNSPDEHFRIRHVNIIYHLEDDTICVIEPAIDNVGFQQGKLVRRDKIIKNINGDTFHWKDFNVGIDVCIYGVVYHIIDCDLFTREYLNSQGIDVGDKEEPPVDPYTELRLSKQKTLTCITKISDDDRRRFLEYDKMVLLFTATWDDDIYQIMYFLMDDTIAVREVQKPNSGKDPVPMLLKRMKVPKDWKNLPSTHPAAYMEYGDPEIIEYYTPSDFLIGGTVFIFNRRFFLHDCDSFTRKYYSDMLGITQPEAIPFPTKDVIAAPEYKPPPHIIFGTPEDTYVSCLSFIPEPPKKDVIRQLLNFPRKLRYSMKIDMVHPEDKSRDFILEYSLSDGTVLVQELQKRNSGRREGCFLKATLVAKPKTGRDNPEYYTPQDFYVGAKINIFNHYFIITGADLFVYRYIEANPEKFPQKVRDSIRNYLVKQNLLSTDIGTETKKIQDNEEAKLQSLEPSRETVARDINMKQCIKDFEIQTKCRYEGEHGELRPRTPPPEELCPDLITNNKQPSHQDPKTFTENKVKK; encoded by the exons atggaAAATCTGCCACTTATACCAGGCTATACATTTCAAGATCCAAAT atCAAAGACTATAggttattacaaaaatttcattttttaaatggtTATCGTGTAGTACGTGATAGACACAGTGGTATCGGAGGAAGACCAATAGATATTGCATCTAGTGCTTATGTAAAAGAAGAGGATTGTGTACA ttATGATCCATCATTAACATATGGTCGTGTAAAGGAATATGCATATCGACAATTCATTCCACACTATGCGCTATTTGCGCAGAAATGCCTCTGCTTTAAAGCATTTTTTCGTCAAGGAGTTTTTAATTCTCCAGATGAACATTTTCGTATACGTCatgttaatataatatatcatttgGAGGATGATACTATATGTGTAATTGAGCCTGCAATTGATAATGTCGGCTTTCAGCAAGGCAAGCTTGTTAGACgtgataaaattataaaaaatataaatggcGACACATTTCATTGGAAAGATTTTAATGTTGGAATTGACGTAT GTATTTATGGTGTAGTCTATCATATTATTGATTGCGATCTATTTACTAGAGAGTATTTAAATAGCCAAGGTATAGATGTTGGAGATAAGGAAGAACCTCCTGTAGATCCTTATACAGAACTGAGATTGAGCAAGCAGAAAACATTAACTTgtattacaaaaatatcagATGATGATAGACGACGATTTTTAGAATATGATAAAATGGTATTATTGTTTACTGCAACTTGGGATGACGATATTTATCAGATTATGTATTTCTTGATGGACGATACGATCGCTGTTCGTGAAGTACAAAAACCGAATAGCGGAAAAGATCCGGTACCAATGCTATTAAAAAGAATGAAAGTGCCAAAGGattggaaaaatttaccaTCAACTCATCCTGCTGCATATATGGAATATGGCGATCCAGAGATCATTGAATACTATACACCAAGTGACTTTTTA ATAGGTGGTACAGTTTTTATATTCAATCGACGATTTTTTTTGCATGATTGTGATTCCTTCACACGAAAATATTATTCAGATATGTTAGGAATAACGCAACCGGAAGCAATTCCTTTTCCAACAAAAGATGTTATAGCTGCACCAGAGTATAAACCTCCACCACATATAATCTTCGGTACACCTGAAGATACTTACGTTTCTTGTCTATCATTTATACCGGAACCACCTAAGAAAGATGTCATTCGACAACTTCTTAATTTCCCTAGAAAActacgttattctatgaaaataGACATGGTACATCCGGAGGATAAAAGTCGCGACTTTATTTTAGAATACAGTTTAAGTGACGGTACTGTACTCGTACAGGAACTTCAAAAACGTAACTCAGGACGTCGCGAAGGTTGTTTCCTAAAAGCAACATTGGTTGCAAAACCAAAGACTGGAAGAGATAATCCAGAATATTATACCCCTCAAGATTTCTATGTCGGtgcaaaaattaatatttttaatcattatttcataataactGGCGCTGATCTCTTTGTGTATCGTTACATTGAAGCGAATCCTGAGAAGTTTCCACAAAAAGTACGAGATAGTATTCGTAATTATTTAGTTAAGCAAAATTTACTTTCCACCGATATAGGGACAGAAACGAAAAAGATTCAAGATAATGAAGAAGCGAAATTGCAATCGCTTGAACCCTCTAGAGAGACCGTTGCAAGAGATATTAATATGAAACAATGTATAAAGGATTTTGAAATTCAAACTAAATGTCGATATGAAGGAGAACACGGTGAATTACGACCACGCACACCACCACCAGAAGAACTTTGTCCAgatttaataacaaataataaacaaCCATCTCATCAAGATCCAAAGACATTTACTGAAAACAAagtaaaaaagtaa
- the LOC126867143 gene encoding sodium-dependent phosphate transporter 2 codes for MSIPYDENLIWIVVVGFIVAFILAFGIGANDVANSFGTSVGAGVLTIFQACILATIFEIAGAVLIGYKVSDTMRKGILNVTLYEGHEKELMVGALSSLAGSGIWLILATALRLPISGTHSIVGATVGFSLVCKGTAGVKWVALANIAASWFASPVLSGIVSGAIFWVLRKSVLQSSKPLEQGLYILPLAYGLTIAINIISVAHDGPKLLMLDRVPWWGSVLVALGCGLFSAAIVYLFVVPWQRKRILLSLSSNKKTTTKFGTCDKKETTALSVISEAPSSSNNNGNAKEAAPKLRGNSSASPLLMVAGSDIEGAQTEIERKNEEPPEVSQLFAFLQVLTAAFGSFAHGGNDVSNAIGPLIALWAVYAEGSAKQEAETPLLILLYGGLGISTGLWVWGRRVIQTLGQDLARITPTTGFTIEVGAAVTVLLASKAGLPVSTTHCKVGSVVCVGWASRGGEGVSWKLFRNIAFAWLITVPVAGCLSAGCMAIFKEIISL; via the exons atgagCATACCATACGATGAGAATTTGATATGGATAGTAGTGGTTGGATTCATAGTGGCCTTTATTTTGGCATTTGGAATCGGAGCTAATGATGTTGCAAATAGTTTTGGAACAAGTGTTGGTGCAGGAGTACTTACAATATTCCAAGCTTGCATTTTGGCAACAATCTTTGAAATTGCTGGAGCTGTACTCATTGGCTATAaa GTTTCTGATACTATGAGGAAAGGTATACTAAATGTGACATTGTACGAAGGCCATGAAAAAGAACTAATGGTAGGAGCATTATCTAGTTTAGCTGGATCTGGTATCTGGTTAATACTAGCAACAGCATTGCGATTACCTATTTCTGGAACACATTCCATTGTTGGTGCTACAGTTGGTTTCTCACTTGTGTGTAAAGGTACTGCAGGG GTCAAGTGGGTAGCTCTTGCAAACATAGCAGCATCTTGGTTTGCAAGCCCTGTACTTAGCGGAATTGTATCAGGTGCTATATTTTGGGTTCTAAGAAAATCAGTACTTCAATCTAGTAAGCCTTTAGAACAAGGTCTTTATATTCTCCCATTAGCATATGGACTTACTATtgctattaatattatatcagTTGCACATGATGGACCTAaac TTTTGATGTTAGATCGAGTGCCATGGTGGGGTAGTGTACTTGTTGCATTAGGTTGTGGCTTATTTTCAGCTgcaattgtttatttatttgttgtaCCATGGCAAAGGAAAAGGATATTACTTTCATTAAGTAGCAACAAAAAAACAACAACTAAGTTTGGTACCtgtgataaaaaagaaacaacagCATTATCTGTTATTTCTGAAGCTCCAAGTAGCAGTAATAATAATGGTAATGCAAAAGAAGCAGCGCCAAAATTACGTGGCAATAGCAGTGCCAGCCCTCTCTTAATGGTAGCAGGATCAGACATTGAAGGAGCTCAAActgaaattgaaagaaaaaacgaagaacCACCAGAAGTATCTCAACTCTTTGCTTTCTTGCAAGTATTAACTGCAGCATTTGGCAGTTTTGCTCATGGTGGTAATGATGTCAGTAATGCAATTGGTCCACTTATTGCACTCTGGGCTGTGTATGCAGAGGGATCAGCTAAGCAAGAAGCAGAAACCCCACTGCTTATATTACTTTATGGTGGTTTAGGAATATCAACTGGTCTTTGGGTATGGGGACGTAGAGTAATACAAACTTTAGGACAAGATTTAGCACGGATTACACCAACTACTGGATTTACTATAGAG gTAGGAGCAGCAGTAACAGTTTTGTTGGCAAGTAAGGCTGGTTTACCTGTGTCAACAACTCATTGTAAAGTGGGATCTGTTGTCTGTGTGGGATGGGCTTCGCGAGGTGGTGAGGGAGTTTCGTGGAAGTTATTTCGTAATATTGCATTTGCATGGTTAATTACAGTGCCAGTGGCTGGTTGCTTGTCTGCAGGATGTATGGCTATCTTTAAGGAAATAATTAGTTTGTGA
- the LOC126867165 gene encoding transport and Golgi organization protein 11 isoform X3, translating to MSKAHSPTVFNGEADNFYDPNFTLDINKRMRVPKSIRVSGDYTDEEIADTNGSSWNQIVAGDKFEMHVPDRILVVGQEQHVGTRAPPREITLENAVLPPEAGMVRVQTPPRILTLDDHYFPAVDEEEPNSYPTETKDSLSSKSHGQYSTETQIVRYAREQTPSYSALNVSLPPSEEIQHLRRQVGKLNRRVMAIELEMLQRQQREKILYALTLTYLILKAFSWLTRN from the exons ATGTCAAAAGCACATAGTCCTACTGTTTTTAATGGAGAGGCTGACAATTTTTATGACCCAAATTTTACTTTGGACATTAACAAAAGGATGCGTGTACCAAAAAGTATTCGTGTGAGTGGCGACTACACAGATGAAGAAATAGCTGATACCAATGGTTCTAGCTGGAATCAGATTGTTGCAGgagataaatttgaaatgcaTGTTCCAGACAGAATTTTAGTTGTTG GACAAGAACAACATGTTGGAACTAGAGCACCACCAAGAGAAATTACATTAGAAAATGCTGTTTTACCACCTGAAGCAGGCATGGTTAGAGTGCAG ACTCCACCAAGGATTTTGACACTGGATGACCATTATTTTCCGGCAGTTGATGAAGAAGAACCAAATTCATACCCAACAGAAACTAAGGATTCATTATCATCTAAATCACATGGACAATATTCTACAGAAACACAAATAGTTAGGTATGCTAG aGAACAGACACCCTCATATAGTGCACTTAATGTTTCTCTTCCACCTAGTGAAGAGATACAACATTTACGTCGACAAGTAGGGAAATTAAATCGTCGAGTAATGGCAATCGAACTTGAGATGTTGCAACGTcaacaaagagaaaaaattttatatgcGTTAACATTAACGTATTTAATTCTTAAAGCTTTTTCATGGTTGACCAGAAACTGA
- the LOC126867165 gene encoding transport and Golgi organization protein 11 isoform X1, with product MTYLFIMSKAHSPTVFNGEADNFYDPNFTLDINKRMRVPKSIRVSGDYTDEEIADTNGSSWNQIVAGDKFEMHVPDRILVVGQEQHVGTRAPPREITLENAVLPPEAGMVRVQTPPRILTLDDHYFPAVDEEEPNSYPTETKDSLSSKSHGQYSTETQIVRYAREQTPSYSALNVSLPPSEEIQHLRRQVGKLNRRVMAIELEMLQRQQREKILYALTLTYLILKAFSWLTRN from the exons atgacttatttat ttATAATGTCAAAAGCACATAGTCCTACTGTTTTTAATGGAGAGGCTGACAATTTTTATGACCCAAATTTTACTTTGGACATTAACAAAAGGATGCGTGTACCAAAAAGTATTCGTGTGAGTGGCGACTACACAGATGAAGAAATAGCTGATACCAATGGTTCTAGCTGGAATCAGATTGTTGCAGgagataaatttgaaatgcaTGTTCCAGACAGAATTTTAGTTGTTG GACAAGAACAACATGTTGGAACTAGAGCACCACCAAGAGAAATTACATTAGAAAATGCTGTTTTACCACCTGAAGCAGGCATGGTTAGAGTGCAG ACTCCACCAAGGATTTTGACACTGGATGACCATTATTTTCCGGCAGTTGATGAAGAAGAACCAAATTCATACCCAACAGAAACTAAGGATTCATTATCATCTAAATCACATGGACAATATTCTACAGAAACACAAATAGTTAGGTATGCTAG aGAACAGACACCCTCATATAGTGCACTTAATGTTTCTCTTCCACCTAGTGAAGAGATACAACATTTACGTCGACAAGTAGGGAAATTAAATCGTCGAGTAATGGCAATCGAACTTGAGATGTTGCAACGTcaacaaagagaaaaaattttatatgcGTTAACATTAACGTATTTAATTCTTAAAGCTTTTTCATGGTTGACCAGAAACTGA
- the LOC126867141 gene encoding YTH domain-containing family protein 3-like, with translation MSTGLAGAVSNQRMKGQTNSQVSNGPKEHQQQPQTEHAGGEDTGFDSWRGGNSTHHSSYPIGTGDPYSPYYAGTSFPYQTFGAGDGTWSNGTDPVAFLSGYGGQIGHDAYGMDGMFSASAGGGFSTFGQPAFNYFHGNGDFSAWGTPRKTRYEDYYQAPRGNENYPTPSNAEIKTIEQSVQGLSLGSGEVPRQEQTSSNQSIKPEAKEPRKITWASVASQPAKPVPPLSSSQGMKKKAGMPPPPIVPGKHNMDIGTWGEGKSSAPPPTAPPPPQVQPPVPPPPPLAQRQRPPPPPPCWNRQPTTPPSPPQSQIHMPPQQQHQHQQQQQQQQQQQQQQQQPQQQQQQLQPQQQQITQSQSHPVLDKLKVKNDYNPVEFDETAPGARFFVIKSYSEDDIHRSIKYEIWCSTEHGNKRLDQAYKEASCEGAPLYLFFSVNGSGHFCGMAQMVSPVDYKSNSSVWSQDKWKGQFRVRWIYVKDVPNVQLRHIRLENNENKPVTNSRDAQEVPHAKGITVLRILHTYRHSTSIFDDFGHYERKQAEEDQRKAPSNAIQHHHSSNHRNRGHSDLSRDHHPHQSHLHHQRKDRDGGRGRGRGGSRQ, from the exons ATGTCAACTGGATTGGCAGGTGCTGTTTCAAATCAG CGGATGAAAGGACAAACTAACAGTCAAG TGAGCAATGGTCCTAAAGAACACCAGCAGCAACCACAGACAGAACATGCTGGTGGAGAAGATACTGGATTTGATTCATGGAGAGGAGGCAATAGTACACATCATTCTAGTTATCCAATTGGAACTGGTGATCCATATAGTCCTTACTATGCAGGTACTTCATTCCCTTATCAAACATTTGGCGCTGGGGATGGTACTTGGTCAAATGGAACAGACCCCGTTGCGTTTCTTTCTGGCTATGGAGGTCAAATAGGTCACGATGCATATGGCATGGATGGAATGTTTTCTGCTAGTGCAGGAGGTGGTTTTAGTACATTTGGTCAACctgcttttaattattttcatggAAATGGTGATTTTAGTGCTTGGGGCACTCCAAGAAAAACACGCTATGAAGATTATTATCAGGCTCCACgtggaaatgaaaattatccAACACCTAGTAATGCAGAAATTAAGACTATTGAACAAAGTGTGCAAGGCTTGTCACTAGGAAGTGGAGAAGTTCCACGTCAAGAACAAACTTCATCTAATCAATCAATAAAACCAGAAGCAAAAGAACCTAGAAAGATAACATGGGCCAGTGTTGCAAGTCAACCTGCAAAGCCTGTTCCTCCACTTTCATCTTCTCAAGGAATGAAAAAAAAGGCTGGAATGCCACCACCACCTATTGTGCCAGGGAAGCACAATATGGATATTGGAACATGGGGTGAAGGTAAATCTTCTGCACCTCCTCCAACAGCACCACCGCCACCACAAGTACAGCCTCCTGTTCCACCACCCCCGCCATTGGCTCAGAGACAGAGacctcctcctcctccaccATGTTGGAATAGACAACCTACAACACCTCCATCACCTCCGCAATCGCAGATTCATATGCCCCCACAACAACAGCACCAACACcaacagcagcaacaacaacaacaacaacagcagcagcagcaacaacaacctcagcaacaacagcagcaactGCAGCCACAACAGCAGCAAATTACACAATCACAGTCGCATCCTGTCTTAGATAAGCTGAAAGTGAAGAATGATTATAATCCTGTAGAATTTGATGAAACTGCTCCTGGAGCTAGGTTTTTTGTAATCAAGTCTTACTCTGAGGATGATATTCATAGATCCATTAAATATGAGATTTGGTGCAGTACTGAGCATGGTAATAAAAGATTGGATCAAGCATATAAAGAAGCCAGTTGTGAAGGTGCGCCTTTATATTTGTTCTTTTCTGTCAATGGATCTGGTCACTTTTGTGGTATGGCACAAATGGTGTCACCTGTTGATTATAAGAGCAATAGCTCTGTATGGTCTCAAGATAAATGGAAAGGCCAATTTCGTGTACGTTGGATTTATGTTAAAGATGTTCCTAATGTGCAACTTCGTCACATTAGACTAgaaaacaatgaaaataaacCAGTGACTAATTCAAGGGATGCACAGGAAGTCCCTCACGCAAAAGGCATAACAGTGCTGCGTATATTACATACTTATCGACATTCAACTAGCATTTTTGATGATTTTGGGCATTATGAACGTAAACAAGCAGAAGAAGATCAACGTAAGGCTCCATCAAATGCTATACAACATCATCACTCTTCCAATCATAGAAATAGAGGACATTCAGATTTATCAAGGGATCATCATCCTCATCAATCGCATTTACATCATCAACGCAAA GATCGGGATGGTGGTCGTGGTAGAGGCAGAGGAGGTTCACGCCAGTAG
- the LOC126867165 gene encoding transport and Golgi organization protein 11 isoform X4 — protein sequence MRVPKSIRVSGDYTDEEIADTNGSSWNQIVAGDKFEMHVPDRILVVGQEQHVGTRAPPREITLENAVLPPEAGMVRVQTPPRILTLDDHYFPAVDEEEPNSYPTETKDSLSSKSHGQYSTETQIVRYAREQTPSYSALNVSLPPSEEIQHLRRQVGKLNRRVMAIELEMLQRQQREKILYALTLTYLILKAFSWLTRN from the exons ATGCGTGTACCAAAAAGTATTCGTGTGAGTGGCGACTACACAGATGAAGAAATAGCTGATACCAATGGTTCTAGCTGGAATCAGATTGTTGCAGgagataaatttgaaatgcaTGTTCCAGACAGAATTTTAGTTGTTG GACAAGAACAACATGTTGGAACTAGAGCACCACCAAGAGAAATTACATTAGAAAATGCTGTTTTACCACCTGAAGCAGGCATGGTTAGAGTGCAG ACTCCACCAAGGATTTTGACACTGGATGACCATTATTTTCCGGCAGTTGATGAAGAAGAACCAAATTCATACCCAACAGAAACTAAGGATTCATTATCATCTAAATCACATGGACAATATTCTACAGAAACACAAATAGTTAGGTATGCTAG aGAACAGACACCCTCATATAGTGCACTTAATGTTTCTCTTCCACCTAGTGAAGAGATACAACATTTACGTCGACAAGTAGGGAAATTAAATCGTCGAGTAATGGCAATCGAACTTGAGATGTTGCAACGTcaacaaagagaaaaaattttatatgcGTTAACATTAACGTATTTAATTCTTAAAGCTTTTTCATGGTTGACCAGAAACTGA
- the LOC126867165 gene encoding transport and Golgi organization protein 11 isoform X2 — protein MTYLFIMSKAHSPTVFNGEADNFYDPNFTLDINKRMRVPKSIRVSGDYTDEEIADTNGSSWNQIVAGDKFEMHVPDRILVVGQEQHVGTRAPPREITLENAVLPPEAGMVRVQTPPRILTLDDHYFPAVDEEEPNSYPTETKDSLSSKSHGQYSTETQIVREQTPSYSALNVSLPPSEEIQHLRRQVGKLNRRVMAIELEMLQRQQREKILYALTLTYLILKAFSWLTRN, from the exons atgacttatttat ttATAATGTCAAAAGCACATAGTCCTACTGTTTTTAATGGAGAGGCTGACAATTTTTATGACCCAAATTTTACTTTGGACATTAACAAAAGGATGCGTGTACCAAAAAGTATTCGTGTGAGTGGCGACTACACAGATGAAGAAATAGCTGATACCAATGGTTCTAGCTGGAATCAGATTGTTGCAGgagataaatttgaaatgcaTGTTCCAGACAGAATTTTAGTTGTTG GACAAGAACAACATGTTGGAACTAGAGCACCACCAAGAGAAATTACATTAGAAAATGCTGTTTTACCACCTGAAGCAGGCATGGTTAGAGTGCAG ACTCCACCAAGGATTTTGACACTGGATGACCATTATTTTCCGGCAGTTGATGAAGAAGAACCAAATTCATACCCAACAGAAACTAAGGATTCATTATCATCTAAATCACATGGACAATATTCTACAGAAACACAAATAGTTAG aGAACAGACACCCTCATATAGTGCACTTAATGTTTCTCTTCCACCTAGTGAAGAGATACAACATTTACGTCGACAAGTAGGGAAATTAAATCGTCGAGTAATGGCAATCGAACTTGAGATGTTGCAACGTcaacaaagagaaaaaattttatatgcGTTAACATTAACGTATTTAATTCTTAAAGCTTTTTCATGGTTGACCAGAAACTGA
- the LOC126867169 gene encoding cytochrome b-c1 complex subunit 7-like isoform X1 — MASLVRYIIQKYPNIQKWAYNASGFNKYGMKYSYIIFLCLYKDDLLWEDEVVLEALRRLPPHLVEERNFRIIRATQLDVEHKILPKEQWTKWEEDVEYLTPYVEEVRRERAERAKWDAE; from the exons ATGGCTAGTCTGGTTAGATacataatacaaaaatatc CAAACATACAAAAATGGGCATATAATGCTAGTGGATTTAATAAGTATGGtatgaaatattcatatattatttttttat gTTTATATAAAGATGACCTTTTGTGGGAGGATGAAGTTGTATTAGAAGCATTACGGCGATTACCGCCTCATTTAGTAGAAGAACGTAATTTCCGAATTATCAGAGCCACACAGTTAGATGTTGAACATAAGATTTTACCAAAAGAACAATGGACTAAATGGGAAGAG GATGTAGAATACCTTACACCCTATGTAGAGGAAGTAAGAAGAGAACGAGCAGAGAGAGCAAAATGGGATGCAgagtaa